In one window of Mercurialis annua linkage group LG4, ddMerAnnu1.2, whole genome shotgun sequence DNA:
- the LOC126676141 gene encoding pentatricopeptide repeat-containing protein At3g29230, giving the protein MSNPVQMSVPIRAPTWVSTRRIFEQKLQDLHKCTNLHHIKEVHAQVIKKDLHNDLYVAPKLISAFSLCHQMRLAVHVFNQIQDPNVHLYNTLIRAHVQNSQPLLGFATFFDMQKNGIFADNFTYPFLLKGCSGQSWLPVVQMIHCHVEKFGFLGDLFVPNSLIDCYSKCGLMGVDCAVKLFNEMGERDTVSWNTMMSGLVKAGDVGRARKLFDEMPERDAVSWNTILDAYVKAGEMSCAFELFEKMPERNVVSWSSMVFGYCKSGDMEMARMLFEKMPSKNLVTWTIVISGFAEKGLMKDALKLYSQMEAARLRPDDATLISILAACAESGMLGLGKRVHASIERLKIKCSVNVSNALVDMYAKCGKVDIALSIFNGMSKRDLVSWNCMLQGLAVHGHGEKAIELFSAMQQEGFKPDKITFIAVLCACTHAGFLDEGLRYFDTMEKDYGIVPQIEHYGCMVDLLGRRGCLKEAFSLVQSMPMEPNDVIWGTLLGACRVHNAVPLAEKVLDRLSTLEASDPGNYSMLSNIFAAAGNWSTVANMRLQMKSTGVQKPSGASSIELDDDVHEFTVLDKSHSKTDKIYHMINKLRCDMKQVGYVFDEEL; this is encoded by the coding sequence ATGTCTAACCCAGTACAAATGTCAGTACCAATAAGAGCCCCAACGTGGGTCTCAACTCGAAGAATATTTGAGCAAAAGCTACAAGACCTTCATAAATGTACAAACTTGCACCACATAAAAGAAGTCCATGCCCAAGTAATTAAAAAAGATCTTCACAATGATCTCTACGTAGCACCCAAGTTGATATCAGCATTCTCCCTCTGCCATCAAATGAGATTAGCTGTTCATGTTTTTAATCAAATTCAAGACCCTAATGTTCATCTCTATAATACATTGATTAGAGCCCATGTCCAAAATTCTCAACCTTTGTTGGGTTTTGCTACTTTTTTTGATATGCAAAAGAATGGTATTTTTGCTGATAATTTTACTTACCCTTTTCTTTTGAAGGGTTGTAGTGGACAGTCTTGGTTGCCCGTTGTGCAAATGATACATTGTCatgttgaaaagtttggatttttaggTGATTTATTTGTGCCCAATTCGTTGATTGATTGTTACTCTAAGTGTGGGTTAATGGGTGTTGATTGTGCAGTGAAGTTGTTTAACGAAATGGGTGAGAGAGATACTGTTTCTTGGAATACTATGATGAGTGGGTTGGTGAAAGCAGGGGATGTGGGCAGAGCTCGGAAGCTGTTCGATGAAATGCCTGAGAGAGATGCAGTTAGTTGGAATACGATATTGGATGCGTATGTAAAGGCGGGAGAGATGAGTTGTGCATTTGAGTTGTTTGAGAAAATGCCGGAGAGGAATGTAGTTTCATGGTCGTCTATGGTTTTCGGGTACTGTAAATCGGGAGATATGGAAATGGCGAGGATGCTGTTTGAAAAGATGCCATCCAAGAATTTGGTTACTTGGACTATTGTCATATCCGGGTTTGCTGAGAAAGGGCTTATGAAGGATGCATTAAAACTGTATAGTCAGATGGAGGCAGCTAGATTACGGCCTGATGATGCGACTCTTATCAGTATCTTGGCTGCTTGTGCAGAGTCTGGGATGCTTGGATTGGGGAAAAGAGTTCATGCATCTATTGAGAGGTTAAAGATTAAGTGCAGTGTTAATGTGTCTAATGCTTTGGTTGATATGTATGCAAAGTGTGGTAAAGTAGATATAGCATTAAGTATATTTAATGGGATGTCAAAGAGAGATTTAGTTTCTTGGAATTGCATGCTCCAAGGGCTTGCTGTGCATGGGCATGGGGAGAAAGCAATCGAGCTTTTCTCTGCAATGCAGCAGGAAGGGTTTAAGCCTGATAAAATTACTTTTATTGCTGTTTTATGTGCTTGTACTCATGCCGGCTTTCTTGACGAGGGTCTTCGCTATTTTGACACTATGGAAAAGGATTATGGGATAGTTCCCCAAATTGAGCATTATGGTTGCATGGTTGACCTTTTGGGTCGAAGAGGGTGTCTTAAGGAGGCTTTTAGTCTTGTACAGAGCATGCCAATGGAACCAAATGATGTTATATGGGGAACCCTTTTGGGGGCGTGCCGAGTGCATAATGCTGTGCCGTTGGCAGAGAAGGTGCTAGATCGTCTGAGTACACTTGAAGCGTCAGATCCTGGTAATTACTCTATGCTGTCAAATATTTTTGCTGCTGCGGGTAATTGGAGTACTGTTGCCAACATGAGGTTGCAAATGAAGAGCACTGGGGTTCAAAAACCATCAGGGGCTAGTTCCATTGAGCTGGACGATGATGTTCATGAATTCACTGTATTGGACAAATCACACTCCAAAACAGATAAGATTTATCATATGATTAACAAACTTCGTTGTGACATGAAGCAGGTTGGCTATGTCTTTGATGAAGAGTTATAG
- the LOC126676343 gene encoding uncharacterized protein LOC126676343, with amino-acid sequence METCFLSSSNSFTKTIELAPSIKARPFSYPKRNTTHFHFKRFGLSSSITCCNLSSSSKDESNPYIEADWRSFRAKLVANEQAFRPNDPSSIMDPDAVVETDHSLQATVGDKWAHEIHEPERGCILIATDKLDGVHIFERTVILLLSVGPVGPYGIILNRPSLMSIKEMRSTVLDAGMFSDRPLFFGGPIEEGLFLVSPKMSYDNDKVGKSGVFDEVMKGMYYGTKESVGCAAEMVKRNVIGIDDFRFFDGYCGWEKEQLREEIRAGYWIPAACSPSVIGLHNVGTRGLWEEVNGLIGPKKVWGDTIC; translated from the exons ATGGAAACTTGTTTTCTCTCCTCATCAAACTCCTTCACAAAAACTATAGAACTTGCCCCCTCTATCAAAGCTAGACCATTTTCCTACCCCAAAAGAAATACTACTCACTTTCATTTCAAAAGATTTGGTCTTTCCTCTTCCATCACAT GTTGCAATTTGTCATCATCATCAAAAGATGAGAGTAACCCTTACATTGAAGCTGATTGGAGGTCATTTCGAGCAAAATTAGTAGCTAATGAGCAAGCTTTTAGGCCCAATGACCCTTCTTCAATAATGGACCCTGATGCTGTAGTAGAAACGGATCACTCTCTACAAGCTACAGTTGGAGACAAATGGGCCCATGAAATCCATGAGCCTGAAAGAGGTTGCATACTCATAGCCACAGATAAGCTTGACGGGGTCCACATTTTCGAACGGACGGTGATCCTTCTCTTATCAGTTGGGCCAGTAGGCCCATACGGCATCATACTCAATCGCCCGTCCCTCATGTCCATCAAGGAGATGAGATCGACGGTTCTCGATGCCGGGATGTTTTCGGATAGGCCGTTGTTCTTTGGTGGGCCAATAGAAGAAGGGCTATTTTTGGTGAGCCCAAAAATGAGTTATGATAATGATAAGGTGGGGAAAAGTGGGGTTTTTGATGAGGTAATGAAGGGAATGTACTATGGGACTAAAGAGAGTGTTGGTTGTGCAGCTGAAATGGTAAAAAGAAATGTAATTGGAATAGATGATTTTAGGTTCTTTGATGGGTATTGTGGATGGGAAAAAGAGCAATTGAGAGAAGAAATTAGGGCTGGTTATTGGATACCTGCAGCTTGTAGCCCAAGTGTAATTGGACTGCATAATGTTGGCACTCGCGGGCTTTGGGAAGAGGTTAATGGGCTCATAGGCCCAAAAAAGGTTTGGGGAGACACTATATGTTGA
- the LOC126676271 gene encoding FHA domain-containing protein At4g14490-like yields the protein MESLKLIIQQGPRKGETVEFPPESIIKIGRSVRGNNLTIKDLGISFKHLIIRHESESSSDCKWIIEDLNSSNGTIINSASLPPFTPFQIRHGDVLNLGEDTSILVQFFIKEEEVTAEKPSQLRRNPRRKVQDNSAIKIDENAAVVIQLPKPRKGRLLKEPPPLAEARVSDEGEGLGELETEKVNARVTRGRRVELENKGLENVEKIRVTRKRENAESAVVENVANYRVTRSRKNVAGSVIDFENLDGKKTPEKNASLGFDLVDEAKEQVNEEAASRDKVEKKEGSDVGLNSREETNDHVNEVDISRNEEIKCQSRSHGKGRVNESDNLGKEKVTFDLEKMTLGQWFDYMEEYLPKQLFQVTEQMILDMKMKAERVKEYIIEQKKAKAAAAAAAAMTRVSL from the coding sequence atggagtCTCTGAAACTAATAATTCAGCAAGGTCCAAGGAAAGGCGAAACGGTTGAATTCCCACCGGAATCAATTATCAAAATCGGCCGGAGTGTAAGAGGCAACAATCTCACCATTAAAGACCTCGGCATCTCCTTCAAACACTTAATCATCAGACACGAATCAGAATCCTCGTCGGACTGTAAATGGATAATCGAAGATCTGAATTCTTCCAACGGAACAATCATCAACTCAGCATCTCTCCCTCCTTTCACTCCCTTCCAAATCCGCCACGGCGACGTTTTGAACCTCGGGGAAGACACTTCAATTCttgttcaattttttattaaggaAGAGGAGGTAACTGCGGAGAAGCCTTCTCAGTTGAGACGGAACCCGAGACGAAAAGTTCAGGATAACTCGGCGATTAAAATTGATGAGAATGCGGCGGTGGTGATTCAATTACCGAAACCTAGAAAAGGGAGGCTGTTAAAAGAACCACCGCCATTAGCAGAAGCTAGGGTTTCGGATGAGGGTGAAGGATTGGGGGAATTGGAGACGGAGAAAGTGAATGCTAGGGTTACACGAGGGAGGAGAGTTGAATTAGAGAATAAAGGATTGGAAAATGTTGAGAAAATTAGGGTTACTAGGAAAAGGGAAAATGCGGAATCTGCGGTTGTGGAAAATGTAGCAAATTATAGGGTTACAAGGAGTAGAAAGAATGTGGCTGGTTCTGTTATAGATTTTGAGAATTTGGATGGTAAGAAGACTCCGGAGAAGAACGCGAGTTTAGGGTTTGATTTAGTAGATGAGGCGAAAGAACAGGTTAATGAAGAAGCTGCTAGTAGAGATAAGGTAGAGAAGAAAGAGGGTTCAGATGTAGGATTGAATTCGAGAGAAGAGACTAATGATCATGTTAATGAAGTGGATATTAGTAGAAATGAGGAGATAAAATGCCAAAGTCGGAGCCATGGTAAGGGACGAGTTAATGAGAGCGATAACTTGGGTAAAGAGAAGGTAACATTCGATTTGGAGAAAATGACTTTAGGGCAGTGGTTTGATTATATGGAGGAGTATTTGCCTAAGCAGTTATTTCAGGTTACTGAACAGATGATTTTAGACATGAAAATGAAAGCAGAGAGAGTTAAAGAGTATATCATTGAGCAGAAGAAGGCCAaggctgctgctgctgctgctgctgctatGACTCGAGTTAGTCTCTAA
- the LOC126677675 gene encoding uncharacterized protein LOC126677675 isoform X2: MLKGMGIKVQRKMHLSGNYPKMDLNNNASNSSCLSFHGNNTFRQYNGMYSAIPAIEGFTAYGCEQLRETIMKHELVFRQQLQELHRLYKIQAGMMNEMRSKQPHKHLKPIGTLGSSVFAFPSADNNSRRYVSGRSLVDFGHHLSSASGCGSTYNVSRLFDLESPADEYINEEEKGRRTPGGSVIGKTAHKSSHQFDFVKNGDFSTHSGAYSIWCGDASSSNMNLRGNLGLADLNEPVQVEEASSTASVDILGQNASNISSQNGGFQCEYLPATCESSQVGRWKAGQHRREQPSEKTIFGVEISRTKNDACVIASDYGSNRLVHDHEVASDRSLIHNNLKSVPSLRFEPSYQNSLCPVPQMESKKSQVGHESTGFGYMSAISHINSKQISENLKSAEDGNTVLLKGCQNGAFTDSKSELSWLRDFSSGNGKCPKERVSLDFLQNQSQQFAVKAERTKGPSQKCLSSVVTDYHAHDAEDRRSEVSGFSSNKKILGAAIFERQMSKDPPSASSAVINGANFIKNGLLLADLNLDPVPSDSGETQYLKTLDSKHGSVECSFNFGAHIDLNVSVTEEESQPTDLSLERKVKIAVEIDLEAPIVLDSKTEITSASKLTESKSKAPEEYLHGDFTEVAAETLISISSSGCIRSTQDDETLPSSKAAGSDSLQWFVEIIASYEFGNGIENDVSSSIGRDSIDCENYVPKGIDYFELMTLNLKETKFEKYHYELEIVETTKDEIPLPIRPRRGQARRGRQRKDDFQRDVLPGLITLSKNDVTEDIQLIEGLVRATGGTWQSSLSQRNSPKGKGGRGRKRSAPSTSSPTVNAIETAVRLPDKCGEMRVEESRLTGWGKRTRRPPRQRYPMNHPCISLH; encoded by the exons ATGCTAAAAG GAATGGGTATTAAAGTACAACGTAAGATGCATTTGTCTGGAAATTATCCTAAGATGGATTTAAATAACAATGCTAGCAACAGTAGCTGCCTCTCTTTTCATGGAAACAACACATTCAGACAGTATAATGGCATGTACTCTGCAATCCCAGCAATAGAGGGATTTACAGCATATGGCTGCGAACAATTACGAGAAACCATCATGAAACATGAACTTGTATTCAGACAACAG CTCCAAGAACTACACCGTCTTTACAAAATACAGGCGGGCATGATGAATGAAATGAGAAGCAAACAACCACACAAACACCTAAAACCTATCGGAACATTAGGATCGAGTGTTTTCGCCTTCCCATCTGCAGATAATAACAGCAGACGGTATGTTTCTGGTCGATCTTTGGTGGATTTTGGTCATCATTTGTCATCTGCATCCGGCTGTGGTTCCACTTACAATGTATCAAGATTGTTTGACCTAGAATCTCCAGCTGATGAATACATTAACGAAGAAGAAAAAGGCCGACGGACACCTGGAGGTTCGGTGATAGGCAAAACCGCTCATAAAAGCAGTCACCAGTTTGATTTTGTGAAAAATGGCGACTTTTCTACTCATAGCGGTGCATACTCCATTTGGTGCGGAGATGCTTCAAGTTCCAATATGAATTTACGGGGGAACCTTGGTCTTGCTGATCTAAACGAACCTGTCCAGGTTGAAGAAGCATCTAGTACAGCTTCCGTTGATATTCTAG GCCAAAATGCAAGCAATATAAGTTCTCAAAATGGAGGCTTTCAGTGTGAATATTTGCCTGCAACATGCGAATCATCACAGGTTGGACGCTGGAAAGCTGGTCAGCACAGAAGGGAGCAACCATCAGAAAAGACAATTTTTGGTGTAGAAATCTCTCGAACAAAGAATGATGCTTGCGTTATAGCTTCAGACTATGGCTCCAACAGATTGGTGCATGACCACGAAGTTGCATCGGATAGATCACTCAttcataacaatttaaaatcaGTTCCAAGTCTGAGATTTGAACCATCCTACCAAAATAGTCTTTGCCCTGTTCCTCAGATGGAGTCCAAAAAATCACAAGTTGGCCATGAATCAACGGGTTTTGGCTATATGAGCGCAATCAGCCATATTAATTCCAAACAAATTTCTGAAAATTTGAAATCCGCGGAGGATGGAAACACAGTTCTTCTAAAAGGCTGCCAGAACGGAGCATTTACTGATTCAAAAAGTGAGTTGTCTTGGCTTAGAGATTTTTCATCTGGCAATGGAAAGTGTCCCAAAGAACGGGtaagtttggatttcttacaAAACCAGTCTCAGCAGTTTGCTGTCAAAGCTGAGAGAACGAAGGGCCCGTCGCAAAAGTGTCTATCCTCAGTGGTGACAGACTACCATGCCCATGATGCTGAAGACAGAAGAAGTGAAGTAAGTGGGTTTTCAAGCAACAAGAAGATTCTTGGGGCTGCCATTTTCGAAAGGCAAATGTCCAAAGACCCGCCTTCTGCAAGCTCCGCCGTAATTAATGGTGCTAACTTTATTAAAAATGGGTTACTTCTTGCTGATCTAAATCTTGATCCTGTGCCATCTGATTCCGGAGAGACACAATACTTAAAGACTCTGGATTCCAAACACGGATCAGTCGAGTGCAGCTTTAATTTCGGAGCTCACATTGATTTGAATGTGAGCGTAACCGAAGAAGAGTCTCAACCAACAGACTTATCTCTTGAAAGAAAAGTGAAGATTGCAGTTGAGATAGATTTGGAAGCACCCATAGTTCTTGATTCCAAAACCGAAATTACCTCTGCAAGTAAACTCACCGAAAGCAAATCTAAAGCACCAGAGGAATACCTTCATGGAGACTTTACTGAAGTGGCAGCTGAAACCCTCATTTCCATATCATCATCCGGCTGTATTCGCAGTACCCAAGATGATGAGACTCTTCCAAGTTCAAAGGCTGCAGGTAGCGATTCTCTTCAGTGGTTTGTGGAGATCATTGCCTCATATGAGTTTGGGAATGGGATCGAGAATGACGTGTCATCTTCGATTGGTAGAGACAGTATCGATTGTGAAAATTATGTACCGAAAGGTATAGACTATTTCGAGCTAATGACCTTAAATTTGAAAGAAACAAAGTTTGAAAAGTACCACTATGAGCTGGAGATTGTAGAAACCACAAAAGATGAAATCCCATTGCCGATACGGCCACGGAGAGGTCAAGCGAGGAGAGGAAGGCAGCGGAAGGACGACTTTCAAAGAGATGTACTCCCTGGTCTTATCACTCTATCCAAGAACGATGTGACTGAGGATATTCAGTTGATCGAAGGACTTGTTAGAGCAACCGGAGGGACTTGGCAATCGAGTTTGTCACAGAGGAATTCTCCGAAGGGCAAAGGAGGAAGGGGGAGAAAGCGTTCTGCGCCTTCTACCAGCTCTCCTACGGTGAATGCAATAGAAACGGCTGTGAGGCTACCTGATAAATGTGGCGAAATGAGAGTAGAGGAGAGTAGACTAACGGGATGGGGAAAGAGGACAAGGCGTCCGCCACGGCAGAGATATCCGATGAATCATCCTTGTATTTCTTTGCATTAA
- the LOC126677675 gene encoding uncharacterized protein LOC126677675 isoform X1 — translation MLKGMGIKVQRKMHLSGNYPKMDLNNNASNSSCLSFHGNNTFRQYNGMYSAIPAIEGFTAYGCEQLRETIMKHELVFRQQLQELHRLYKIQAGMMNEMRSKQPHKHLKPIGTLGSSVFAFPSADNNSRRYVSGRSLVDFGHHLSSASGCGSTYNVSRLFDLESPADEYINEEEKGRRTPGGSVIGKTAHKSSHQFDFVKNGDFSTHSGAYSIWCGDASSSNMNLRGNLGLADLNEPVQVEEASSTASVDILGNFKDTSRSPTKEKDEGASFNPGQNASNISSQNGGFQCEYLPATCESSQVGRWKAGQHRREQPSEKTIFGVEISRTKNDACVIASDYGSNRLVHDHEVASDRSLIHNNLKSVPSLRFEPSYQNSLCPVPQMESKKSQVGHESTGFGYMSAISHINSKQISENLKSAEDGNTVLLKGCQNGAFTDSKSELSWLRDFSSGNGKCPKERVSLDFLQNQSQQFAVKAERTKGPSQKCLSSVVTDYHAHDAEDRRSEVSGFSSNKKILGAAIFERQMSKDPPSASSAVINGANFIKNGLLLADLNLDPVPSDSGETQYLKTLDSKHGSVECSFNFGAHIDLNVSVTEEESQPTDLSLERKVKIAVEIDLEAPIVLDSKTEITSASKLTESKSKAPEEYLHGDFTEVAAETLISISSSGCIRSTQDDETLPSSKAAGSDSLQWFVEIIASYEFGNGIENDVSSSIGRDSIDCENYVPKGIDYFELMTLNLKETKFEKYHYELEIVETTKDEIPLPIRPRRGQARRGRQRKDDFQRDVLPGLITLSKNDVTEDIQLIEGLVRATGGTWQSSLSQRNSPKGKGGRGRKRSAPSTSSPTVNAIETAVRLPDKCGEMRVEESRLTGWGKRTRRPPRQRYPMNHPCISLH, via the exons ATGCTAAAAG GAATGGGTATTAAAGTACAACGTAAGATGCATTTGTCTGGAAATTATCCTAAGATGGATTTAAATAACAATGCTAGCAACAGTAGCTGCCTCTCTTTTCATGGAAACAACACATTCAGACAGTATAATGGCATGTACTCTGCAATCCCAGCAATAGAGGGATTTACAGCATATGGCTGCGAACAATTACGAGAAACCATCATGAAACATGAACTTGTATTCAGACAACAG CTCCAAGAACTACACCGTCTTTACAAAATACAGGCGGGCATGATGAATGAAATGAGAAGCAAACAACCACACAAACACCTAAAACCTATCGGAACATTAGGATCGAGTGTTTTCGCCTTCCCATCTGCAGATAATAACAGCAGACGGTATGTTTCTGGTCGATCTTTGGTGGATTTTGGTCATCATTTGTCATCTGCATCCGGCTGTGGTTCCACTTACAATGTATCAAGATTGTTTGACCTAGAATCTCCAGCTGATGAATACATTAACGAAGAAGAAAAAGGCCGACGGACACCTGGAGGTTCGGTGATAGGCAAAACCGCTCATAAAAGCAGTCACCAGTTTGATTTTGTGAAAAATGGCGACTTTTCTACTCATAGCGGTGCATACTCCATTTGGTGCGGAGATGCTTCAAGTTCCAATATGAATTTACGGGGGAACCTTGGTCTTGCTGATCTAAACGAACCTGTCCAGGTTGAAGAAGCATCTAGTACAGCTTCCGTTGATATTCTAGGTAATTTTAAGGATACTTCCCGGAGCCCCACTAAAGAAAAAGATGAGGGAGCTAGTTTTAATCCTG GCCAAAATGCAAGCAATATAAGTTCTCAAAATGGAGGCTTTCAGTGTGAATATTTGCCTGCAACATGCGAATCATCACAGGTTGGACGCTGGAAAGCTGGTCAGCACAGAAGGGAGCAACCATCAGAAAAGACAATTTTTGGTGTAGAAATCTCTCGAACAAAGAATGATGCTTGCGTTATAGCTTCAGACTATGGCTCCAACAGATTGGTGCATGACCACGAAGTTGCATCGGATAGATCACTCAttcataacaatttaaaatcaGTTCCAAGTCTGAGATTTGAACCATCCTACCAAAATAGTCTTTGCCCTGTTCCTCAGATGGAGTCCAAAAAATCACAAGTTGGCCATGAATCAACGGGTTTTGGCTATATGAGCGCAATCAGCCATATTAATTCCAAACAAATTTCTGAAAATTTGAAATCCGCGGAGGATGGAAACACAGTTCTTCTAAAAGGCTGCCAGAACGGAGCATTTACTGATTCAAAAAGTGAGTTGTCTTGGCTTAGAGATTTTTCATCTGGCAATGGAAAGTGTCCCAAAGAACGGGtaagtttggatttcttacaAAACCAGTCTCAGCAGTTTGCTGTCAAAGCTGAGAGAACGAAGGGCCCGTCGCAAAAGTGTCTATCCTCAGTGGTGACAGACTACCATGCCCATGATGCTGAAGACAGAAGAAGTGAAGTAAGTGGGTTTTCAAGCAACAAGAAGATTCTTGGGGCTGCCATTTTCGAAAGGCAAATGTCCAAAGACCCGCCTTCTGCAAGCTCCGCCGTAATTAATGGTGCTAACTTTATTAAAAATGGGTTACTTCTTGCTGATCTAAATCTTGATCCTGTGCCATCTGATTCCGGAGAGACACAATACTTAAAGACTCTGGATTCCAAACACGGATCAGTCGAGTGCAGCTTTAATTTCGGAGCTCACATTGATTTGAATGTGAGCGTAACCGAAGAAGAGTCTCAACCAACAGACTTATCTCTTGAAAGAAAAGTGAAGATTGCAGTTGAGATAGATTTGGAAGCACCCATAGTTCTTGATTCCAAAACCGAAATTACCTCTGCAAGTAAACTCACCGAAAGCAAATCTAAAGCACCAGAGGAATACCTTCATGGAGACTTTACTGAAGTGGCAGCTGAAACCCTCATTTCCATATCATCATCCGGCTGTATTCGCAGTACCCAAGATGATGAGACTCTTCCAAGTTCAAAGGCTGCAGGTAGCGATTCTCTTCAGTGGTTTGTGGAGATCATTGCCTCATATGAGTTTGGGAATGGGATCGAGAATGACGTGTCATCTTCGATTGGTAGAGACAGTATCGATTGTGAAAATTATGTACCGAAAGGTATAGACTATTTCGAGCTAATGACCTTAAATTTGAAAGAAACAAAGTTTGAAAAGTACCACTATGAGCTGGAGATTGTAGAAACCACAAAAGATGAAATCCCATTGCCGATACGGCCACGGAGAGGTCAAGCGAGGAGAGGAAGGCAGCGGAAGGACGACTTTCAAAGAGATGTACTCCCTGGTCTTATCACTCTATCCAAGAACGATGTGACTGAGGATATTCAGTTGATCGAAGGACTTGTTAGAGCAACCGGAGGGACTTGGCAATCGAGTTTGTCACAGAGGAATTCTCCGAAGGGCAAAGGAGGAAGGGGGAGAAAGCGTTCTGCGCCTTCTACCAGCTCTCCTACGGTGAATGCAATAGAAACGGCTGTGAGGCTACCTGATAAATGTGGCGAAATGAGAGTAGAGGAGAGTAGACTAACGGGATGGGGAAAGAGGACAAGGCGTCCGCCACGGCAGAGATATCCGATGAATCATCCTTGTATTTCTTTGCATTAA
- the LOC126676986 gene encoding probable mitochondrial saccharopine dehydrogenase-like oxidoreductase At5g39410, whose protein sequence is MAGQSSPPYDLIILGASGFTGKYVIREALKFLNTPSSPLKSLALAGRNPTKLTQSLSWAAHPKPPPSIPIITADTTDPASIRQLCTQTKLILNCVGPFRLHGEPVVAACVDTGCDYLDICGEPEFMERMEAKYHEKAMDTGSLVVSACGFDSVPAEIGWMFNSRQWVDQAVPNQIEAYLSLESDKRIVGNFGTYESAILGVANVEKLQELRRSRPKRAKPTIPGPYPPKGPIIDHQKEIGLWAVKLPSADSIVVRKTLSTLAENPHGLPGINESAEQVEKREAFWSKIKPAHFGVKLGAKSILGVFRFITVGMFMGLLGRDSIGRWLLLKFPSFFSLGWFKKKGPSEDEVSSATFKMWFVGRGFSDKNQVSQAKLKPDMEIVTRVMGPEIGYLTTPIILVQCALILLSERNSLPKGGAFPPGIIFGPTDLQERLQHNGISFDLISKRSLSA, encoded by the exons ATGGCAGGCCAATCTTCTCCTCCTTATGACCTAATAATCTTGGGAGCTTCAGGTTTCACGGGCAAATATGTTATCAGAGAAGCTCTTAAGTTCCTCAATACCCCTTCTTCTCCCTTAAAATCACTAGCTTTAGCCGGTCGCAACCCAACTAAATTAACCCAATCACTAAGCTGGGCTGCTCATCCTAAACCACCTCCATCAATCCCCATCATCACTGCTGACACCACTGACCCTGCTTCAATTCGTCAGCTCTGCACCCAAACCAAGCTCATTCTCAACTGTGTTGGCCCCTTTCGTCTCCATGGTGAGCCTGTTGTTGCTGCCTGTGTTGATACTGG GTGTGATTACTTGGATATATGCGGGGAGCCGGAGTTTATGGAGAGGATGGAGGCTAAGTATCATGAGAAGGCCATGGATACTGGCTCTTTAGTGGTTTCAGCTTGTGGGTTCGATTCGGTTCCTGCTGAAATTGGTTGGATGTTTAATTCTAGGCAGTGGGTGGATCAGGCTGTACCGAACCAAATTGAGGCTTATTTGAGCCTGGAGTCGGATAAAAGAATTGTTGGTAACTTTGGGACATATGAATCTGCAATTCTGGGAGTGGCTAATGTTGAAAAATTGCAGGAATTGAGACGGTCTAGGCCTAAAAGAGCAAAGCCAACG ATTCCTGGTCCCTATCCTCCCAAAGGACCAATAATTGATCATCAAAAGGAGATTGGTCTATGGGCCGTAAAGCTACCATCCGCAGATTCTATCGTTGTTCGGAAAACTCTTTCAACTCTGGCAGAAAATCCCCATGGTCTTCCTGGGATTAATGAGAGCGCTGAACAGGTTGAAAAGAGAGAGGCATTCTGGTCAAAAATAAAGCCTGCTCATTTCGGGGTGAAGCTGGGCGCCAAATCTATATTGGGCGTCTTTCGGTTCATAACAGTTGGCATGTTCATGGGACTGTTAGGCAGAGATTCTATAGGCAGATGGCTTCTCTTAAAATTCCCATCTTTTTTTAGCCTTGGTTGGTTCAAGAAAAAGGGTCCCTCTGAGGATGAAGTTAGCAGTGCTACATTTAAGATGTGGTTCGTCGGACGAGGGTTTAGCGACAAAAATCAAGTTTCGCAGGCAAAATTGAAACCCGACATGGAGATAGTAACTAGAGTAATGGGACCTGAGATTGGCTACTTGACCACTCCTATAATCTTAGTTCAATGCGCTCTTATCCTTCTCAGCGAGCGTAACAGCCTACCGAAAGGAGGTGCTTTTCCCCCAGGTATTATATTTGGCCCTACTGATCTACAGGAACGATTGCAACATAATGGAATATCTTTTGATCTTATTTCTAAGAGAAGTCTCTCTGCATAA